In Pseudoalteromonas sp. NC201, a single window of DNA contains:
- a CDS encoding Gfo/Idh/MocA family oxidoreductase has product MKVLVCGTNYGATYIRALQFQNTGLMLSGILSTGSLRSTHYAQSFAVPHYTDVEQITNQQVDIACVAIAGDAGIEIATALLKKHIHVICEHPIGQASMTEVLAVAKANGVRFWVNAHFADLYPIRSFYDSYFSAAAQGQCMHLDIAVNLRTLYSGLDLICRLFTDEVDVTVAIQPKATSSAFVSILLQRGEMSISLLCQNFASEFDDGSATFINHRVSAIFNHGTLLLSDTYGPLTWLPSPITMSSKEWRSHYLLEQHAFTVNEIMTLRDKANLAVLEQLKAVIYGDSDCPHFQTPDYLIALSKLWENVYLVLNGSNEAG; this is encoded by the coding sequence ATGAAAGTTTTAGTATGCGGAACAAATTACGGTGCTACTTATATTCGGGCATTACAATTTCAAAATACGGGATTGATGCTCAGTGGCATATTGTCAACAGGTAGCCTTCGCTCAACTCATTACGCTCAGTCCTTTGCGGTGCCACATTACACCGATGTAGAACAGATAACAAACCAACAAGTGGATATTGCTTGTGTGGCTATCGCTGGCGATGCCGGTATTGAGATTGCCACCGCCCTATTAAAAAAGCATATTCATGTAATTTGTGAGCACCCAATTGGGCAGGCCTCGATGACAGAGGTACTAGCAGTAGCCAAAGCTAATGGCGTTAGATTCTGGGTAAACGCCCATTTCGCCGATCTGTACCCTATTCGTTCTTTCTATGACAGCTACTTCAGTGCCGCAGCACAAGGCCAATGTATGCATCTAGACATCGCCGTTAACCTCAGGACACTGTATTCGGGACTGGATTTAATTTGTCGTCTGTTTACCGACGAAGTTGATGTGACAGTAGCCATTCAACCGAAGGCTACTTCGAGCGCGTTTGTTAGTATTTTGCTACAACGCGGGGAGATGTCCATTTCGCTGCTTTGTCAAAACTTTGCGTCTGAGTTTGATGATGGTTCAGCAACATTTATCAATCATAGAGTCTCAGCCATATTTAACCATGGCACATTACTGCTAAGCGATACTTATGGTCCGTTAACTTGGTTACCATCACCTATCACTATGTCTAGTAAAGAGTGGCGAAGCCACTACCTGCTGGAGCAACATGCGTTTACGGTGAATGAAATAATGACATTGCGCGATAAAGCCAACTTAGCCGTACTTGAACAACTTAAAGCCGTTATCTATGGCGACAGCGACTGTCCCCATTTTCAAACGCCTGACTACCTAATTGCATTATCAAAGCTTTGGGAGAATGTGTATTTAGTATTGAATGGAAGCAATGAGGCGGGTTAA
- a CDS encoding efflux RND transporter permease subunit, with translation MAIRRPVLIVVLNLLIIIAGIAALAGVEVRELPDVDRPRLTVSASFPGGSPETVDTEVTSKLEGAVARVSGVKSIRAQSEENNARIVVEFRPGINLDDAANETRESVSRVQRELPEEVERVSIIKADNDAEAVVSLTVSSASLTLEGLTERVEKDLAPQFLTIPGVADVRLNGDRERVLRVRLDPLKLTSFNLTVPDVAAALRQAPFDVPAGSLKSDDQQLIVRADATSVTAEQVSDIIIRGETRVGDIASVYFGPADPRSMVRLDGEPVIGLEIIRQAQSNTIEISDEVLQLVDKIKVRFPDLELFVTSDDAQFIRSSVDEVLSSLVITILLVVFTLWVFIGSWRATLIPAFAIPVALIGSLALIWALGFSVNILTLLALVLATGLIVDDAIVVSENIQRRRGEGIGRRAAAVLGTREVFFAVVATTAVLAAVFVPIAFLPSTAGRLFREFGGVLAGAVIISSFVALSLVPALTSKLKVKQDSKKHLFSSIGVKLAEMYRGTIHWVLDHAWLTFGVFVVIASLSGALYSQLDNELLPSEDRGKIRIFARGPDGVGLNFMDRQAKQMEDILLPFVESGEIESIYTVVGQWDPNIVFITVPLKHWDERHFSQQEIIDKIRGPLGNIPGAPARAFGANSLNLRGQGGGIELALLGNDYLEIFKAAQQFAALVEKEMPDVAPVQISYQPSQPQLRVNIDRRRAEELGVSLSDISTTLRAAINGDDVADLNVGDQSIPIMLQAQNHTIRDPSDLANLYVGSRSGALVPLSSLAVIVEEGVAAELERHAQRRSIELDMKQPEDMPMAEVVEKLRTLADQSLPDSVTLAFKGEALTFEETANEVLLTYVLAFLIVLLVLAAQFESVNSAVVVMITVPFGITSAILALYLTGTSLNIYSQIGLVMLIGLIAKNAILLVEFADQLRDKGRSVRQAVEEAAVIRLRPIMMTLVSTLLGALPLILSVGAGAESRNAIGWVVFGGLGLAVFFTLYLTPVVYLGLARFTKPRADETKLLVDELDKAES, from the coding sequence ATGGCCATTCGCCGTCCGGTATTAATCGTTGTATTAAATTTATTGATTATTATTGCAGGTATTGCTGCTCTTGCCGGCGTTGAAGTTCGTGAACTGCCCGATGTAGATAGGCCGCGTTTAACGGTGTCCGCATCGTTTCCTGGGGGCTCGCCTGAGACTGTCGACACCGAAGTAACGAGTAAGTTAGAAGGGGCTGTTGCGCGTGTCAGTGGTGTAAAAAGCATTCGTGCACAAAGTGAAGAGAATAATGCACGGATTGTTGTTGAATTTCGTCCGGGCATTAACCTAGACGATGCAGCAAACGAAACACGCGAATCCGTTTCTCGAGTACAAAGAGAGTTACCTGAAGAAGTTGAACGGGTGTCCATTATAAAAGCGGATAATGATGCAGAAGCCGTGGTGTCTTTAACTGTAAGTAGTGCCTCTTTGACACTTGAAGGATTGACCGAGCGAGTAGAAAAAGACTTAGCGCCGCAGTTTTTAACTATTCCAGGCGTTGCCGATGTGCGCCTGAACGGTGATAGAGAGCGAGTGCTGCGCGTAAGACTTGATCCGTTAAAACTGACAAGCTTTAATCTAACCGTTCCGGATGTTGCTGCGGCGCTTAGACAAGCCCCGTTTGATGTACCTGCAGGCAGTTTAAAGTCAGACGATCAACAGCTGATTGTCCGTGCCGATGCCACCTCAGTAACCGCTGAGCAGGTGAGTGATATCATCATTCGTGGTGAGACTCGGGTGGGGGATATTGCCTCTGTGTATTTTGGGCCGGCTGATCCTCGCTCTATGGTGAGGCTTGACGGAGAGCCTGTAATTGGGCTTGAGATCATTCGCCAAGCACAGTCCAATACCATTGAAATCTCAGATGAAGTTCTGCAGCTCGTTGATAAGATAAAAGTACGCTTTCCAGATCTGGAGCTATTCGTCACCTCCGATGATGCACAGTTTATTCGCTCATCCGTAGATGAAGTCTTGAGCTCTTTGGTGATAACCATATTGCTGGTGGTATTCACGCTTTGGGTATTTATCGGCTCGTGGCGTGCGACACTTATTCCTGCTTTTGCAATCCCGGTCGCGCTTATCGGCTCTTTGGCGCTGATCTGGGCGCTTGGCTTCTCTGTTAATATTTTAACCTTGCTAGCACTTGTGTTGGCCACTGGACTTATCGTCGATGATGCGATTGTTGTTAGTGAGAATATTCAGCGTCGTCGTGGCGAAGGGATAGGTCGTCGCGCCGCGGCGGTACTTGGGACAAGAGAAGTCTTCTTTGCTGTAGTCGCGACAACCGCAGTACTTGCTGCGGTATTCGTACCGATTGCCTTTTTACCCTCGACTGCGGGCCGATTGTTCAGGGAGTTTGGTGGCGTGTTAGCTGGTGCCGTGATTATTTCTTCATTTGTGGCACTGTCATTGGTGCCAGCATTAACATCTAAGTTAAAAGTAAAGCAAGATAGCAAAAAGCATCTATTTTCGAGTATTGGTGTGAAACTCGCAGAAATGTATCGCGGTACGATCCACTGGGTACTTGACCATGCATGGCTAACCTTTGGTGTATTTGTGGTTATTGCGAGCTTATCTGGTGCGCTCTATTCGCAATTGGATAATGAGCTTTTGCCATCTGAAGACAGAGGTAAGATCCGGATTTTCGCAAGAGGGCCTGACGGTGTTGGCCTTAACTTTATGGACCGACAAGCCAAACAAATGGAGGACATTTTATTACCTTTTGTGGAAAGTGGAGAAATAGAGTCTATCTATACGGTTGTTGGTCAGTGGGATCCAAATATTGTATTTATCACTGTGCCATTAAAGCATTGGGATGAGCGTCATTTCTCGCAACAGGAAATTATCGATAAGATCAGAGGACCGCTTGGTAATATACCAGGTGCACCTGCTCGTGCCTTTGGTGCAAATAGCTTAAACCTAAGAGGCCAAGGTGGTGGTATCGAGCTTGCGCTACTTGGTAACGACTATTTAGAGATTTTTAAAGCAGCGCAACAATTTGCGGCTTTGGTTGAAAAAGAAATGCCAGACGTGGCTCCAGTGCAAATCTCTTATCAACCCTCACAACCTCAGCTGCGCGTAAACATTGACCGTCGAAGAGCAGAAGAGCTTGGCGTTAGTTTGAGTGATATCTCAACGACACTTAGGGCGGCCATTAATGGCGATGATGTTGCTGATTTGAATGTTGGCGATCAATCCATACCAATTATGCTGCAAGCTCAAAACCATACCATCAGAGACCCAAGTGATTTGGCTAACCTTTATGTTGGCAGCCGCTCTGGTGCATTAGTTCCGCTAAGTAGCCTTGCCGTTATTGTAGAAGAGGGCGTAGCTGCCGAGCTTGAACGCCATGCGCAGCGTCGTAGTATCGAGCTGGATATGAAACAGCCAGAAGACATGCCTATGGCAGAAGTGGTTGAAAAATTACGAACGCTAGCAGATCAGAGTTTACCCGACAGCGTGACGCTGGCGTTTAAAGGGGAAGCGTTAACGTTTGAAGAAACGGCCAACGAAGTGTTACTTACCTACGTGCTGGCATTCTTAATTGTATTGCTCGTACTTGCTGCACAATTTGAAAGCGTGAATAGTGCCGTTGTAGTTATGATCACAGTTCCGTTTGGGATCACTTCCGCCATATTGGCGCTGTATCTTACTGGTACTTCGCTAAACATATATTCGCAAATCGGCTTAGTGATGTTGATTGGTTTAATTGCTAAAAATGCCATCTTGTTAGTTGAGTTCGCTGATCAGTTACGTGACAAAGGACGGTCAGTAAGACAAGCCGTTGAAGAAGCGGCAGTGATCCGTTTGCGTCCTATCATGATGACTTTGGTGTCCACATTGCTTGGTGCTTTACCGTTGATTTTATCGGTAGGCGCAGGTGCTGAGTCGAGAAATGCGATCGGCTGGGTCGTATTTGGCGGTTTAGGCTTGGCAGTATTCTTTACGCTTTACCTCACACCTGTCGTTTATCTCGGTTTAGCGAGATTTACAAAACCGAGGGCGGATGAAACCAAATTATTAGTGGATGAACTTGATAAAGCTGAAAGTTAA
- a CDS encoding L-threonylcarbamoyladenylate synthase — MGEASLTTLHLLATDPSAVAQAAELARDGHLVAVPTETVYGLAADARQLDAVKKIFAAKGRPADHPLIVHLADKSLVTEWVETLPDYFDALADAFWPGPLTIVAKKQAHVSDVVTGGHPTVGIRVPNHPAMLALLQHINSGLAAPSANPYKKISPTTAEQVLFGLSGKVAAVLDGGPCEVGLESTILDVSSDTPRILRAGPITKAALEAVLNIEVDEPDVHTVAVPGNVKAHYQPSKPLTLLSTEELVARLSGQCEANTGVLYYSSQIERMISENSANNELVDLKLGADKAKYAQGLYHGLHQLDQSSATEILLEAPPTAPEWRDVNDRLMRAAAQ, encoded by the coding sequence GTGGGCGAAGCAAGCTTAACAACCTTACATTTATTGGCAACCGATCCAAGCGCAGTGGCGCAAGCGGCTGAACTTGCACGTGATGGTCACCTTGTTGCGGTTCCAACAGAAACCGTTTACGGCTTAGCAGCAGATGCAAGGCAACTCGATGCGGTAAAAAAAATCTTTGCAGCAAAAGGACGCCCAGCTGATCACCCGCTAATCGTACACCTCGCTGACAAGTCTTTGGTCACTGAGTGGGTGGAAACATTGCCAGACTATTTTGACGCTTTAGCAGATGCTTTTTGGCCGGGACCACTGACGATCGTTGCCAAAAAGCAAGCACATGTGAGCGATGTAGTCACAGGCGGCCACCCAACCGTGGGTATACGTGTGCCAAATCATCCTGCAATGCTAGCATTATTGCAGCACATTAACTCCGGACTTGCTGCGCCCTCTGCCAATCCTTACAAAAAAATTAGTCCAACCACCGCCGAGCAAGTGTTGTTTGGATTGTCTGGCAAGGTAGCAGCTGTGTTAGACGGCGGTCCGTGTGAAGTAGGACTTGAGTCAACGATCCTCGATGTATCTTCAGACACACCGAGGATCTTGCGAGCAGGCCCTATTACTAAAGCTGCACTTGAAGCGGTGCTCAATATTGAAGTGGATGAGCCTGATGTGCACACTGTAGCCGTCCCTGGTAACGTAAAAGCCCATTATCAACCAAGCAAACCGCTTACCCTGTTGTCAACGGAAGAGTTAGTTGCTCGCCTAAGCGGCCAGTGCGAAGCGAATACCGGTGTGTTGTATTATTCATCGCAAATTGAGCGAATGATCTCTGAGAATTCAGCAAACAACGAGCTGGTGGATCTCAAACTTGGTGCTGACAAAGCCAAGTATGCGCAGGGCCTTTATCACGGGTTACATCAATTGGACCAATCAAGTGCAACCGAGATTTTGTTGGAAGCACCACCAACGGCGCCCGAGTGGCGCGATGTTAATGACAGACTGATGCGCGCGGCCGCACAATAG
- a CDS encoding TOMM precursor leader peptide-binding protein, which translates to MNKDKIRLSPAASILPNDEGVLLRSDLGDFQLHGKDISTFVDDIIPLLNGDFGLDEIASQITQYSSASVEQLLRLLEQKGLIERVIIDSTSAPWPEQYRFNNAWQNEAKRDPRTLKNNRILCIGLTPWAMPMLEELLNAGVGYIHILDNNNCTNQSGYYHHAVNHLPSNTTTIDAFTDYLKQRFVHSEVSAQTAELNSSLDEVILQNWDLVVISLPSDSLSAHTNIATHLATLALPTFYVSIDGLTGHVGPYVTNQGGGCWNCLRLRKLGTAINPQTAHKIDEITNKAHSGARAHSILSSMSASIAMQAATDIQTILLQYTQSVLQNTTRTTNLVSGESSLHPIIPVPECPVCSGPSEQDISASNNTLPAISELQTVEQFKTMMRGWVDPEFGVIKQLTGHAPHLPELPVTASASLSSFTSGQFDPRTQGQVGSGKGLDSLSAHISAVGEALERYSAARYDIRNCRYATVNQLQGDYVNPADLVLYSPEQYATPEFPFSKWRSKQKIHWVEGNWIGTSRATWVPALVSYFNFSCPYEEQFSQVSSNGLAAGKDNEDAAIRACFELIERDAMMLTWYAQLPCTRLDADSLLTGKLKLMVESITQRGIALELYLLDVGIHIPTVVCLGLGDGITTPAVSVSLATHDNINVAVTKALLEQGHVMPYLCSLMQSGHKAPQTVEQVRTLEDHAAFYFSNAHLSTFNFMRQPASESKPLSCWPYPTLEGAADLRQRITKAGVDIAIVDVTASDVALSPFRVARAVGVNMQPIHFGEQFKRTDNPRLHKLLAGRAVNLYPHPIA; encoded by the coding sequence ATGAATAAAGATAAAATAAGGCTATCACCTGCCGCAAGTATCTTACCTAACGATGAGGGAGTATTGTTACGCTCTGACCTTGGAGACTTTCAACTCCACGGAAAAGACATAAGTACTTTTGTTGACGACATTATTCCTTTATTAAATGGTGACTTTGGCCTCGATGAGATTGCATCACAAATAACGCAATACTCTAGCGCTAGTGTTGAGCAATTATTGCGCCTATTGGAGCAAAAAGGCCTCATTGAACGCGTTATTATCGACTCAACTTCAGCTCCTTGGCCTGAACAATACCGCTTTAATAACGCGTGGCAAAATGAGGCAAAGCGTGACCCTCGAACACTCAAAAATAACCGAATTCTGTGCATAGGGTTAACGCCTTGGGCAATGCCTATGCTAGAAGAGCTGTTGAATGCTGGCGTGGGGTATATTCATATTCTTGATAATAATAATTGTACTAACCAAAGTGGCTATTATCATCATGCAGTTAATCACCTACCAAGTAATACTACAACGATCGACGCATTCACAGACTACCTAAAGCAACGCTTTGTTCACTCAGAAGTTAGTGCACAAACTGCCGAACTGAACTCCTCATTAGATGAAGTTATTCTTCAAAACTGGGATCTGGTTGTTATTTCTCTACCATCGGACTCGCTCAGTGCGCATACCAACATCGCCACGCATTTAGCTACGCTTGCACTACCTACTTTTTACGTCTCCATTGATGGACTAACCGGGCATGTAGGTCCATATGTTACCAATCAAGGTGGTGGATGCTGGAACTGTTTACGGCTGCGAAAACTTGGCACCGCAATAAATCCGCAAACTGCACACAAGATTGATGAGATCACGAATAAAGCACATTCCGGCGCTCGAGCCCATTCAATTTTAAGTAGTATGTCAGCATCAATCGCAATGCAGGCTGCAACTGATATACAAACCATTTTGTTACAGTACACGCAATCTGTGCTGCAAAATACTACCAGAACAACCAATTTGGTTAGTGGAGAAAGCTCGCTCCACCCTATTATTCCAGTGCCTGAATGCCCAGTATGCTCTGGCCCTAGCGAACAAGATATCTCTGCTAGCAATAACACCTTACCAGCCATTTCTGAATTACAGACAGTTGAACAATTTAAAACAATGATGCGAGGTTGGGTTGACCCTGAATTTGGCGTGATAAAACAACTAACGGGCCATGCCCCCCACTTGCCTGAACTCCCTGTCACCGCATCTGCAAGCCTAAGTAGTTTTACAAGTGGTCAGTTTGATCCGAGAACACAAGGCCAAGTTGGTTCAGGCAAAGGATTAGACTCGCTTTCAGCTCATATTAGTGCCGTGGGTGAAGCGCTTGAACGTTATTCAGCAGCGAGATACGATATTCGTAACTGTCGTTATGCCACGGTAAATCAACTTCAAGGAGACTATGTAAACCCAGCAGATCTGGTCCTCTATTCTCCCGAGCAGTATGCAACACCTGAGTTTCCCTTTAGCAAATGGCGAAGCAAACAAAAAATTCATTGGGTTGAAGGCAATTGGATTGGCACAAGTCGCGCTACTTGGGTACCCGCATTAGTGAGCTACTTTAATTTTAGTTGCCCTTATGAAGAGCAATTCAGTCAAGTTTCTTCCAATGGCTTAGCGGCAGGTAAAGATAACGAAGATGCCGCTATCAGAGCTTGCTTCGAACTCATTGAAAGAGATGCGATGATGCTTACTTGGTACGCCCAACTCCCTTGCACTAGATTAGATGCCGACTCTTTGCTAACTGGTAAGTTGAAGCTCATGGTCGAATCGATAACGCAGCGAGGCATAGCACTAGAATTATACCTTCTTGACGTCGGCATCCATATCCCAACGGTGGTTTGCCTTGGTCTAGGCGATGGCATCACCACGCCTGCGGTATCAGTTTCATTAGCAACCCATGACAACATCAATGTGGCTGTCACCAAAGCATTATTAGAGCAAGGTCATGTTATGCCCTATCTTTGCAGCCTAATGCAGAGTGGGCATAAAGCTCCACAAACCGTAGAACAGGTCAGGACGTTAGAAGATCATGCCGCGTTTTATTTCTCTAACGCGCACTTATCCACCTTTAACTTTATGAGACAGCCTGCATCTGAATCTAAACCGCTATCATGTTGGCCTTATCCTACACTTGAGGGAGCCGCAGATCTAAGACAGCGCATTACCAAAGCAGGGGTTGATATTGCCATTGTTGATGTCACTGCCTCCGACGTTGCATTAAGTCCATTTAGAGTGGCTCGAGCCGTTGGCGTTAATATGCAGCCTATTCATTTTGGTGAACAATTCAAGCGCACTGACAACCCAAGATTGCATAAACTCTTGGCTGGCCGTGCGGTTAACTTGTATCCACACCCCATTGCATAA
- a CDS encoding NAD-dependent succinate-semialdehyde dehydrogenase: MSNTVTTINPATEQPVNEYTLMSLDEAQKSVDLANDCYSFWKKTTFTQRAQKLNRLADLIEQNKSKLVSLMTEEMGKVTEQGEQEVSLCAEICRYTAEHGEKELQDEHRVFEQGHAIITYQPIGVILGIQPWNFPLYQVIRYSVSNVMAGNTTVMKHASNVFGMAKLIEELYLEAGFPKGCYQSLLIDGETASELIKNPYIRGVTFTGSDKVGKQVAKQAAELSKKTVLELGSNDAFVVLADADINKAVSACIQGRIVNNGETCVAAKRFIIVDEIYDQFREAFVAGFKQLKVGDPTAADTDLGPMARKDLRDELHQQVEASVKAGATCPLGGEIPKQQGFYYPVTILEDVKPGMPAYDDELFGPVASLIRVNDEAEAMMVANDSRYGLGGGIFSEDIQRATELAIKEFDTGMVNINGYSLAQPNLPFGGVKDSGYGREHGGFGIKEFVNVKTVMVASAE; the protein is encoded by the coding sequence ATGTCAAATACGGTAACCACAATTAATCCTGCGACAGAGCAACCCGTTAATGAATATACGTTAATGAGCTTGGACGAGGCGCAAAAGTCGGTGGACTTAGCCAATGACTGTTATTCATTTTGGAAGAAAACCACATTTACACAAAGAGCACAAAAGCTAAACAGGCTTGCTGATTTAATTGAGCAAAATAAATCCAAGTTAGTCTCACTGATGACCGAGGAAATGGGCAAAGTGACGGAGCAGGGTGAACAGGAAGTTTCCTTGTGTGCTGAAATTTGCCGATATACCGCTGAGCATGGCGAAAAAGAATTACAGGACGAGCATCGGGTATTTGAGCAGGGACATGCCATTATCACTTATCAACCAATAGGCGTGATCTTAGGAATACAACCTTGGAACTTTCCGCTTTATCAGGTTATCAGATACAGTGTTTCGAACGTGATGGCGGGTAATACCACGGTAATGAAACATGCCTCAAATGTATTTGGTATGGCTAAATTAATTGAAGAGCTGTATTTAGAAGCCGGTTTTCCAAAAGGTTGCTATCAATCACTGTTAATTGATGGTGAGACAGCAAGCGAGTTGATAAAGAATCCATATATTCGTGGTGTTACGTTTACCGGAAGCGATAAAGTAGGTAAACAAGTTGCCAAACAAGCTGCTGAGCTTTCTAAAAAAACCGTCCTAGAGCTAGGTAGTAACGATGCCTTTGTGGTGCTGGCAGATGCTGATATTAATAAAGCGGTGTCCGCGTGTATTCAAGGTCGTATTGTCAACAATGGTGAAACCTGCGTTGCCGCGAAGCGCTTTATTATCGTTGATGAAATTTATGACCAATTTAGAGAGGCTTTTGTGGCTGGGTTTAAGCAGCTTAAGGTGGGAGATCCAACCGCAGCAGACACCGACTTAGGTCCTATGGCGCGTAAAGATTTACGTGATGAATTACACCAACAAGTTGAAGCGTCCGTTAAGGCGGGAGCGACTTGTCCACTTGGTGGAGAAATTCCAAAGCAACAGGGGTTTTATTATCCTGTCACCATTTTGGAAGACGTCAAACCCGGTATGCCGGCTTATGATGATGAACTCTTTGGCCCTGTGGCGTCGCTAATTCGTGTGAATGATGAGGCTGAGGCAATGATGGTAGCCAATGATTCACGCTATGGTTTAGGTGGCGGCATTTTTTCTGAAGACATCCAACGTGCCACAGAGCTTGCTATCAAGGAATTTGATACTGGCATGGTGAATATCAACGGTTATTCGCTGGCACAACCAAATTTGCCGTTTGGAGGTGTTAAAGACAGTGGCTATGGTAGAGAGCATGGTGGCTTTGGGATCAAAGAGTTTGTTAACGTGAAAACCGTAATGGTCGCAAGCGCTGAATAA
- a CDS encoding FKBP-type peptidyl-prolyl cis-trans isomerase has translation MSQFNTDADKASYGIGLQMGEQLKANPFEGLNLNSVFEGMKDAYAGDSFRVEIPEIQAAFEKINAEIQQRREEEAKVLAAEGVAFLEENAKRAEVTVTESGLQYEVVETGEGDKPVEDSKVRVHYHGTLINGTTFDSSYERGQPAEFSVNGVIKGWTEALQMMPAGSKWRLYVPHELAYGERGAGAAIAPFSTLIFDVELLDVL, from the coding sequence ATGTCTCAATTCAACACAGACGCAGATAAAGCGAGCTACGGTATTGGTTTACAAATGGGTGAGCAACTTAAAGCAAACCCTTTTGAAGGTCTAAACCTTAACTCTGTATTCGAAGGTATGAAAGACGCTTATGCTGGTGACAGCTTCCGCGTTGAGATCCCTGAAATTCAAGCAGCATTTGAGAAGATCAATGCTGAAATCCAACAGCGTCGTGAAGAAGAAGCGAAAGTATTAGCAGCTGAAGGTGTTGCATTTCTAGAAGAAAATGCAAAGCGTGCTGAAGTAACAGTAACTGAGTCTGGTCTTCAGTATGAAGTAGTTGAAACTGGCGAAGGTGATAAGCCTGTTGAAGATTCAAAAGTACGTGTTCATTACCACGGTACTCTAATCAACGGTACGACATTTGACAGCTCTTACGAGCGCGGTCAACCAGCTGAATTCTCAGTAAATGGCGTGATCAAAGGTTGGACTGAAGCACTTCAAATGATGCCAGCAGGTTCTAAATGGCGTCTATACGTGCCGCATGAGCTTGCATACGGCGAGCGTGGTGCAGGTGCTGCAATCGCACCTTTCTCAACGTTGATCTTTGACGTTGAACTACTAGACGTACTTTAA
- a CDS encoding efflux RND transporter periplasmic adaptor subunit, whose amino-acid sequence MEIIKVNMCKVTRLVVFTATMLITNAALAKPSQVIAEPIQFESSSQQIQAVGNAEAIQSVILYPAIGDRVTAVHFKPGDQVKAGTLLLELDSRRQKAALEEAKIRLADAQRTVDRLTDSQKRGAVPINELDKAVTDRDLAKVALIQAKNELEDRQVIAPFSGVMGLTDVEVGDRITTQTAIASIDNFDKLYVQFAAPESAYGMLKSTDSVLLTPWNDNSTRIDAKIAQMDSRIDPTARTLKIKAIFENRNDRFLPGMSFRVSLKVLGEEFAVIPEAALLWGATGPYVWKEVDGKAKRIDVKIQQRLPGKLLVSGDLAARELLVVEGVQRLRPGQEIAVTNALAKE is encoded by the coding sequence ATGGAAATTATTAAGGTTAATATGTGTAAAGTAACGCGCTTGGTGGTTTTTACGGCCACTATGCTGATAACCAATGCCGCTTTGGCGAAACCTTCGCAAGTGATTGCAGAGCCTATTCAATTTGAAAGCAGTAGCCAGCAAATTCAGGCAGTAGGTAATGCTGAAGCTATTCAATCGGTTATTTTGTATCCCGCGATTGGTGATAGGGTGACTGCGGTACATTTTAAACCGGGCGATCAGGTTAAAGCGGGTACTTTGCTATTGGAGCTAGACTCACGCCGCCAAAAAGCGGCGCTTGAAGAAGCTAAAATTCGTCTTGCAGATGCGCAGCGCACCGTCGACCGCCTAACTGATAGCCAAAAGCGCGGCGCTGTTCCAATTAATGAATTAGATAAAGCGGTAACGGACAGAGACTTAGCAAAGGTCGCCTTGATCCAAGCTAAGAATGAATTAGAAGACCGCCAAGTGATCGCCCCTTTTTCTGGCGTAATGGGACTCACCGACGTTGAGGTTGGAGATCGCATTACCACCCAAACCGCGATTGCGAGTATCGATAACTTTGATAAGTTGTATGTTCAATTTGCGGCACCGGAATCGGCGTATGGCATGCTTAAATCGACCGATAGCGTGCTGCTGACACCTTGGAATGATAATTCAACACGGATCGACGCAAAGATAGCGCAAATGGACTCTAGAATAGACCCAACAGCCCGCACACTAAAAATCAAAGCCATCTTTGAAAACCGCAATGACCGTTTTTTGCCTGGAATGAGCTTTAGAGTATCGTTAAAGGTATTGGGTGAAGAGTTTGCCGTTATTCCTGAAGCCGCACTGCTTTGGGGCGCAACAGGTCCTTATGTATGGAAAGAAGTAGATGGCAAAGCTAAGCGTATTGATGTCAAAATCCAACAGCGGTTGCCGGGTAAATTGCTGGTATCAGGCGATTTGGCTGCAAGAGAGTTATTAGTTGTAGAAGGGGTGCAACGTCTTCGTCCTGGGCAAGAAATTGCGGTGACGAATGCACTGGCGAAGGAATAA